The window AGTAAAATCTAATCTCTAATTCGCTTTTTGGTATGTGGAATTTGGTGCTTATTTGAGATTTGGTGCTTGGGATTTGGGATTTTTTACTTATCCACTCTGAGTAAAATTTTGACTAATAACTGCTATAAATAGTCTTACCAATCATACCCTTCACATCTTATATTCCTTCTAATGCAACTTGAGCAATTGCATATGCTTCACAATGAGATAAAGTAACTATTGCATTTTTTACGCCCAGCTTATCTGCTATAAGTTTCACTTTCCCCTTTAGACACATAATCGGTCTGCCAAGTTTATCATTCTTAACTTCTATATCTGTCCATTTTACCCCATTTTGCCATCCCGTTCCTATTGCTTTAAACACTGCTTCTTTTGCTGCAATTCTCACTGCATAATGGTGATACTTATTCGTTTCTTTTTCACAGTAACTGATCTCTTCATCAGTAA is drawn from bacterium and contains these coding sequences:
- the acpS gene encoding holo-ACP synthase codes for the protein MILGLGIDIIEIDRIEEAIKDSGEEFIRRTFTDEEISYCEKETNKYHHYAVRIAAKEAVFKAIGTGWQNGVKWTDIEVKNDKLGRPIMCLKGKVKLIADKLGVKNAIVTLSHCEAYAIAQVALEGI